One region of Rana temporaria chromosome 9, aRanTem1.1, whole genome shotgun sequence genomic DNA includes:
- the LOC120913435 gene encoding transmembrane protein 229B-like, with amino-acid sequence MRRIGSSGADKPAGSATKEWYYLVMGSVEPLGLLFRLYIYSIHGYVCEVLFTAFLDFTANRDWRFRGVSSVWALFIYGVAMLGIEYMYLYLRFHCSFLLRAVLYTFWVYFCEFSSGWILRCMRACPWDYSHYRYNFKGLVTLEYAPFWLLGVVVLEKYLIWYTLHLRLDGS; translated from the exons ATGAGACGGATCGGCTCCAGTGGTGCAGACAAGCCAGCAGGCTCAGCAACAAAGGAATG GTACTACCTGGTCATGGGATCTGTAGAGCCCTTGGGCCTTCTCTTCCGCTTGTACATCTACTCCATCCATGGGTACGTGTGTGAAGTGCTCTTCACAGCTTTCTTGGACTTTACTGCCAACAGAGACTGGAGGTTTCGGGGTGTCTCCAGTGTTTGGGCGCTGTTCATCTATGGAGTAGCCATGTTGGGTATAGAGTACATGTACTTGTATCTGAGGTTTCATTGCAGCTTCCTTCTCCGCGCCGTTCTCTACACTTTTTGGGTGTACTTTTGTGAGTTCAGTTCTGGATGGATACTGAGATGTATGAGAGCCTGCCCTTGGGACTATAGTCACTACCGATACAACTTTAAGGGCCTGGTGACCTTAGAGTATGCTCCCTTCTGGCTATTAGGAGTTGTCGTTTTAGAGAAATATCTGATTTGGTACACACTTCACTTGCGTCTGGATGGAAGCTGA